In a single window of the Terriglobus roseus genome:
- a CDS encoding hybrid non-ribosomal peptide synthetase/type I polyketide synthase, which yields MRHTFTENDIAIIGMGGRFPGANDVESFWQNLMDGIDTVTRLSAEEIDSSIPLADRTASNYVRSRGLIDHAIDFDADLFRFLPREAEVTDPQQRVLMEVVWSALENSGYAPRTHSQRIGLCVGCSINTYMLGVLSNDPTFLTNMVHRYQVGSFSELVGNGQDFLATRIGYKLGFTGPVMTVQSACSTSLLAVAQACDILRADQADMAVAGGVSVTFPERRGYAHDPGGIVSSDGHCRPFDAEASGTVFGSGAAVVVLKKALNAIRDGDHIVAVIRGVGISNDGSERMGFAAPCATGQSAAISMALRDAEVTASQVGYIECHGTGTPLGDPIEISGLNAAFEGAERQGEPCVLGSVKGNVGHLDVAAGVTGLIKAALTLEREAIPGTKYFSKPNANLPLNPRQFVFDGQPRTWKRNGTPRYAGVSAFGLGGTNVHLVLREALPVTDTPSLRTSEVLVISGATEKAARETWLAVQQAIATSERCTMPHAAFTLACGRERLSKRLAVTASWADEGGWTFAESAIKASSSSHPPKVAFLFPGQGAQHPGMGSGLYRSQPLYRNIVNECAEFLEPIVGVDMRKFLLGERTDEALAEQLRMTKYSQPALFIVAYAMARLWIHWGVLPARMVGHSLGELVAACLAGVIPLQDALYAVAQRGALMDSRPTGEMLAVMARLEQVQDVIATLAGLDIAAINAPNAIVIAGSPDDIAAARLQFSNLDIQSQSLKTSHAFHSRAMDAVMEPLETLFAVFTLRAPEVPIISTVTGQQLTAAQAMSPRYWAEHCRHTVDFAGAVRTLRETEPEMVFIECGAGNILTSLMRRQMPSSASIFPSLPSPLSTTQDDQAIATTVGAVWSAGVEIDWPRFYENDNPTRIPLPGYSFQRRQFIATSQATPAITPILQVPIPLQETVNMSTPACLPRTNARAEKLSRQIADILTELAGVDLSEDNEDTSFLELGLDSLFLTQLATKLQRTFAVDISFRDLLNDLSSIAALAQHLDATLPAEPTPAPTRPPAEVAVSAGSGSGASLKDLVQQQLLAMNALFQQQLSALSQMDGDAAPAPANAPDTAAINTADTPIVDIALRSSPRFRKTPPTDAGPEETPEQKAFVASLIAGYSTKTAGSKQHTQQFRTVHADPRNMTGFRKEWKEISYPLVVGHAKGSRLWDVDGNEYIDFVNGFGPTMFGHSPDFVLKAVQEQLADSIAIGPQTPLAGPTAELVSELTGMERVTFCNTGSEAVMAAMRLARTVTGRDKVMFFAGDYHGQFDEVLVRGLIRNGQPVTLPSAPGIPTNNLSNIVVFDYGDPEALLYLKEHADEMAAVIVEPVQSRHPDLQPFEFLHNLRAITKRTKIALVFDEVVTGFRLHAGGAQAHFGIRADMASYGKVAGGGMPIGILAGSPRFMDALDGGAWTFGDDSLPEAGMTFFAGTFVRHPLAIAATKATLEHIRDGGDELYSTINANADWFVQQAAQLFHDLDVPFTMEHLGSVMYLAIPAEIRSSGLLFVLLRHRGIYALEHFPLYLTTEHSSQDLQLFLDALRDSIVDLQRVGLLPSSHSTLPQGPDIAPLTDAQMEVLMAAQASDAANCVFNESCRVTLAGVCDEEKLKAAWKQLCLRHPAMRAVLQRNQPMMEVLGATSADLAVIDLQDVSNPNEAVARFIATDAETPFDLYNGPLVRACLLRTDKDASTLVLTAHHIVCDGWSTNVMLSDLGELYTAAVEMRAPDLPVAASFLDYAQEKAAQAPSDKKDLTFWREQLTSIPELPNLPQQKMPLAERTYRGNTLFVQCPSQLTQQLRRMGAAVGCTLFSTLFSAWALVLMKLSGQDELAVLIPAAQQASLPNGEMIGHCVHLLPIITRTSSEEKLSSYMVGTKRQILNAYDHQEVTYGTMVHELGIPRQAGRLPISELQFNLEKMGSLSSFKTLQASARANAKAFVNFDLFLNIVEAPEGLRLECDYNSDRYTEDQVGNWMQAYQHLLQSFLEHSDGVVADTSLATTEAFPLALRSNGAGIAGQSVLEWIDRQTGATPGVPAIEFYGRKLTYAELKRRSMAIATRLREAGIGSGDYVALLLDRSPDMISALLGVMRSGATYIPLDPSMPMDRTKAITQSLPISCVITSEEHAQVPQELALPKLLISSITDSDAPNPTALPGAADVAYVIFTSGSTGKPKGVSITHGNLLNSIAGIAEVVHCTADTRLMAVTTISFDIAAMELLMPLMYGGTVVIASRADAADGARLSRMLHAAKINMMQATPSTWRMLADANIPQPTLSMICGGEAWDRALADRLHVLGGRLWNFYGPTETTIWSGYQEVLPGDRPVSISHALPRQSLYVLDQHLRPLPVGLPGELCIGGLSVGLGYFGDPARTKDRFVPDHFAPSSAAHLYRTGDRATLTAEGCIQFAGRMDDQFKLRGFRIEPGEIEAALRTMPAVEQAVVVLRADTLGNDRLVAFLKVRESEHLLSEEVLQERLSQLLPDYMVPAFFVTLARLPLTANGKIDRKSLPGLEIVPKPDVFTVPPPPRSKDEAVLAKICAETLGLDDVDIDRSLFAVGADSLHIFQIASKGSKAGLPITARHLMKLKSIRNVCAALSVAAADTASSSHHVPAEVLAAQPGSGMHFGGQF from the coding sequence ATGAGACACACCTTCACTGAGAATGACATCGCCATCATTGGCATGGGCGGCCGCTTTCCCGGCGCGAACGATGTTGAGTCGTTCTGGCAAAACCTGATGGACGGAATCGACACGGTTACCCGACTGAGTGCCGAAGAGATCGATTCATCCATTCCGCTTGCAGATCGTACAGCGTCGAACTACGTTCGCAGCCGTGGTTTGATCGATCACGCAATAGACTTTGATGCCGACCTATTCCGATTTCTTCCCCGAGAAGCAGAGGTCACCGATCCCCAGCAGCGAGTGCTGATGGAGGTTGTTTGGTCAGCTCTTGAAAACTCTGGTTACGCACCGCGCACCCACTCGCAAAGGATTGGGCTCTGCGTCGGCTGCAGCATCAACACGTACATGCTCGGCGTCCTGTCGAACGACCCGACGTTTCTCACCAACATGGTTCATCGTTACCAAGTGGGCTCGTTCTCGGAATTGGTTGGGAACGGTCAGGACTTTCTTGCCACGCGTATCGGCTACAAACTTGGCTTCACCGGTCCGGTGATGACAGTGCAATCAGCATGCTCCACGTCACTGCTCGCGGTAGCACAGGCATGCGACATCCTGCGGGCTGACCAAGCCGACATGGCAGTCGCGGGAGGCGTTTCCGTTACCTTTCCTGAGCGGCGTGGATATGCTCATGACCCAGGCGGCATCGTCTCGAGCGACGGTCACTGCCGGCCATTCGATGCCGAAGCCTCTGGTACGGTCTTCGGATCGGGTGCTGCCGTAGTGGTGTTGAAGAAGGCGCTCAACGCCATCCGTGATGGCGATCACATCGTCGCAGTCATACGCGGCGTCGGCATTTCGAATGATGGATCGGAGCGGATGGGCTTTGCCGCGCCCTGCGCCACAGGTCAAAGCGCCGCCATCTCCATGGCTCTGCGCGATGCGGAAGTGACTGCGAGCCAGGTTGGCTACATCGAATGTCACGGAACAGGCACGCCGCTGGGTGATCCCATTGAAATCAGCGGTCTGAACGCGGCCTTCGAAGGTGCAGAGCGGCAAGGAGAGCCCTGCGTCCTCGGGTCGGTCAAGGGCAACGTCGGACATCTGGACGTAGCTGCCGGCGTCACGGGATTGATCAAGGCCGCGCTCACCCTTGAGCGCGAGGCAATCCCCGGCACGAAGTATTTCTCCAAGCCAAACGCCAACCTTCCGCTCAATCCACGGCAATTCGTCTTCGATGGTCAACCGAGGACGTGGAAGCGGAACGGAACACCGCGGTACGCCGGGGTCAGTGCCTTTGGGCTCGGCGGCACAAATGTTCACTTGGTGCTTCGTGAGGCGCTGCCTGTAACCGACACTCCTTCCCTGCGGACCTCGGAGGTCCTGGTGATCTCCGGCGCGACGGAGAAGGCGGCAAGAGAGACTTGGCTGGCCGTGCAACAAGCCATTGCGACAAGTGAGCGTTGCACGATGCCGCATGCCGCTTTCACGCTGGCTTGTGGACGAGAGCGGCTGTCGAAGCGTCTGGCTGTCACCGCTTCCTGGGCAGATGAGGGCGGTTGGACCTTCGCAGAGAGTGCCATCAAGGCTTCCTCCTCATCACATCCGCCGAAGGTTGCGTTCCTCTTTCCGGGGCAGGGTGCGCAGCACCCGGGCATGGGATCCGGCCTGTATCGTTCTCAACCGCTCTATCGCAACATCGTGAATGAATGCGCTGAGTTTCTCGAGCCGATCGTCGGTGTGGATATGCGGAAGTTTCTCTTGGGTGAGCGCACCGATGAGGCATTAGCAGAACAACTGCGCATGACAAAGTATTCGCAGCCGGCACTCTTCATCGTTGCGTATGCGATGGCTCGCCTCTGGATTCATTGGGGGGTTCTCCCGGCGCGCATGGTCGGCCATAGCTTAGGGGAACTGGTTGCTGCATGTCTTGCCGGCGTGATCCCACTCCAGGATGCACTCTACGCCGTGGCGCAGCGTGGAGCGCTGATGGACTCGCGGCCAACTGGAGAGATGCTTGCAGTGATGGCTCGTCTTGAACAGGTGCAGGACGTCATTGCGACGCTTGCGGGCCTCGACATTGCAGCGATCAACGCACCGAACGCCATCGTCATTGCAGGAAGCCCGGACGACATTGCTGCGGCCCGCTTACAGTTCTCCAATCTCGACATTCAAAGCCAGTCGCTGAAGACATCCCACGCCTTCCATTCGCGAGCGATGGATGCGGTCATGGAACCGCTGGAGACCTTGTTCGCGGTATTCACTCTCAGGGCTCCGGAAGTCCCCATCATCTCAACTGTGACGGGTCAGCAGCTCACGGCCGCGCAGGCGATGTCACCACGGTACTGGGCAGAGCACTGCCGGCATACCGTTGACTTCGCGGGTGCCGTCCGCACCCTGCGTGAGACCGAACCGGAGATGGTCTTCATCGAGTGTGGCGCCGGGAACATTCTCACATCGCTCATGCGTCGACAGATGCCATCCAGCGCCAGCATCTTTCCATCGCTTCCGTCGCCGCTCTCCACAACGCAGGACGATCAGGCGATCGCGACCACGGTTGGCGCGGTGTGGTCGGCAGGCGTGGAGATCGATTGGCCACGCTTCTATGAAAACGACAACCCCACACGCATCCCGCTTCCCGGATACAGCTTTCAACGCCGGCAATTCATCGCGACATCACAAGCGACACCTGCCATCACGCCAATACTGCAAGTTCCTATTCCACTTCAGGAGACCGTCAACATGTCTACACCTGCCTGCCTGCCACGCACCAACGCACGTGCTGAAAAACTCTCTCGTCAGATCGCTGACATCCTCACAGAGCTGGCCGGTGTAGATCTGAGTGAAGACAACGAAGACACCAGCTTTCTGGAGCTGGGGCTTGACTCTCTCTTCCTGACACAGCTTGCAACGAAATTGCAACGGACGTTTGCGGTCGACATTTCCTTCCGGGACCTGCTGAACGATCTGTCGAGTATTGCTGCGCTGGCTCAGCACCTGGATGCCACTCTCCCCGCGGAGCCCACCCCTGCACCGACGCGTCCGCCTGCCGAAGTCGCAGTAAGCGCAGGAAGCGGATCGGGAGCATCCCTGAAGGACCTCGTGCAGCAGCAGTTACTGGCGATGAACGCGCTCTTCCAGCAACAGTTGAGCGCTCTCTCGCAGATGGATGGGGACGCTGCGCCGGCCCCGGCGAACGCTCCAGACACAGCAGCAATCAACACGGCTGACACTCCCATCGTGGATATTGCGCTGCGCAGTTCACCACGTTTCCGGAAAACGCCTCCTACGGACGCCGGTCCCGAGGAGACACCAGAGCAAAAGGCTTTTGTGGCGAGCCTGATCGCAGGTTATTCGACCAAGACCGCCGGCTCGAAACAACACACACAGCAGTTCCGCACCGTCCACGCAGACCCTCGCAATATGACCGGTTTTCGCAAGGAGTGGAAGGAGATCTCTTATCCGCTCGTGGTGGGGCACGCCAAGGGTTCCCGCCTTTGGGATGTGGATGGGAACGAATACATTGACTTCGTGAACGGCTTCGGTCCGACGATGTTTGGCCACAGTCCAGACTTCGTTCTGAAAGCCGTCCAGGAACAACTGGCGGACAGCATTGCCATTGGTCCACAGACGCCCCTGGCGGGTCCAACGGCGGAACTGGTCTCTGAGCTGACAGGCATGGAGCGCGTCACGTTCTGCAATACCGGATCGGAAGCCGTGATGGCGGCAATGCGCCTGGCCCGTACTGTGACCGGGCGCGACAAGGTGATGTTCTTTGCCGGCGATTACCATGGGCAGTTCGACGAAGTGCTGGTGCGCGGCCTCATCCGCAATGGTCAGCCCGTCACGCTTCCCAGTGCACCGGGTATTCCAACGAATAACCTCAGCAACATTGTTGTCTTCGACTATGGCGACCCGGAGGCCCTCCTTTATTTGAAGGAGCATGCCGATGAGATGGCTGCGGTGATCGTTGAACCGGTGCAGAGTCGTCATCCCGACCTGCAACCGTTTGAGTTCCTGCATAATCTTCGCGCGATCACCAAGCGCACCAAGATCGCGCTGGTGTTCGATGAAGTCGTTACGGGATTCCGGCTACATGCGGGCGGAGCGCAGGCTCACTTTGGCATTCGCGCCGATATGGCCAGCTACGGCAAGGTCGCCGGAGGAGGGATGCCGATCGGCATACTCGCAGGGTCCCCGCGCTTCATGGACGCATTGGACGGTGGCGCATGGACCTTCGGCGATGACTCTTTGCCAGAAGCAGGCATGACATTCTTCGCGGGAACCTTTGTACGGCATCCGCTCGCCATTGCCGCGACGAAGGCTACCCTGGAGCACATCCGTGATGGTGGCGATGAGCTGTATTCCACGATCAATGCGAATGCCGACTGGTTTGTGCAGCAGGCCGCGCAGCTCTTCCACGACCTAGATGTGCCATTCACGATGGAGCATCTTGGCAGTGTGATGTATCTGGCGATACCAGCCGAAATCCGGAGTTCGGGCCTGCTGTTCGTCTTGCTGCGCCACCGGGGAATCTATGCGCTCGAACACTTCCCTCTGTATCTCACGACCGAGCATTCGAGCCAGGATTTGCAACTCTTTCTGGATGCTCTCCGCGACAGCATCGTGGACCTGCAGCGTGTTGGTCTGTTGCCGTCTTCTCATTCGACCCTGCCTCAGGGGCCGGACATTGCTCCACTTACAGACGCTCAGATGGAAGTACTGATGGCCGCCCAGGCGAGCGACGCGGCCAACTGCGTCTTCAATGAATCGTGCCGCGTGACACTGGCAGGGGTGTGCGACGAAGAAAAGCTCAAAGCTGCCTGGAAGCAGCTTTGTCTACGGCATCCAGCGATGCGCGCCGTTCTTCAACGCAACCAGCCCATGATGGAGGTGCTGGGGGCTACATCGGCAGACCTCGCTGTCATCGATCTGCAAGATGTCTCGAATCCGAATGAAGCCGTCGCACGCTTCATCGCAACGGACGCGGAGACACCGTTCGATCTTTATAACGGTCCCTTGGTGCGCGCCTGCCTACTTCGGACAGACAAGGATGCCTCCACACTGGTACTAACAGCACACCACATCGTTTGTGATGGATGGTCCACCAACGTGATGCTTTCAGACCTGGGGGAACTCTATACAGCGGCCGTGGAGATGCGCGCGCCTGACTTGCCTGTTGCGGCATCGTTCTTGGACTATGCCCAGGAGAAAGCAGCCCAAGCACCTTCAGACAAGAAGGATTTGACCTTCTGGCGCGAGCAGCTTACAAGCATCCCGGAGCTGCCGAACCTGCCACAGCAGAAGATGCCGCTTGCAGAAAGGACCTACCGTGGCAACACGCTGTTTGTTCAATGCCCATCGCAACTAACCCAGCAGCTACGCCGGATGGGCGCAGCCGTGGGATGCACGCTGTTCTCGACGCTCTTCAGTGCATGGGCTCTTGTGCTGATGAAATTGTCCGGGCAGGATGAACTGGCGGTGCTGATCCCTGCAGCGCAACAGGCATCGCTCCCGAACGGCGAGATGATTGGCCATTGCGTTCATCTGCTGCCGATTATCACGAGGACCAGCAGCGAGGAGAAGCTGTCCTCTTACATGGTAGGCACCAAACGGCAGATCCTGAATGCATACGACCATCAAGAGGTCACTTACGGCACCATGGTGCACGAGCTTGGCATTCCCCGACAAGCAGGCCGGCTGCCTATTTCAGAGTTGCAATTCAATCTCGAGAAGATGGGCTCCCTCTCGTCCTTCAAGACATTGCAGGCCAGCGCGCGAGCCAATGCGAAAGCGTTTGTAAACTTTGACCTCTTCCTGAACATCGTGGAAGCACCGGAAGGACTCCGGTTGGAGTGCGACTACAACTCGGACCGCTATACGGAAGACCAGGTTGGTAACTGGATGCAGGCGTATCAGCATCTGCTCCAGTCCTTCCTGGAGCATTCCGATGGCGTCGTCGCTGACACGTCACTCGCAACGACTGAAGCATTCCCGTTGGCTCTGCGCAGCAACGGCGCCGGGATTGCGGGGCAATCTGTTCTTGAGTGGATCGACCGCCAGACCGGCGCTACGCCGGGTGTTCCTGCCATTGAGTTTTATGGGCGCAAGCTCACCTATGCGGAGCTCAAGCGGCGATCGATGGCGATCGCAACTCGACTGCGCGAAGCGGGCATCGGCTCCGGAGACTATGTCGCACTTCTCCTCGATCGCTCGCCGGACATGATCTCGGCGCTTCTGGGCGTCATGCGGAGCGGTGCCACCTACATTCCCCTTGACCCGTCCATGCCGATGGACAGGACGAAGGCAATCACTCAGAGCTTGCCGATATCGTGTGTCATCACGTCCGAGGAACACGCACAGGTGCCGCAGGAACTCGCTTTGCCCAAGCTCCTGATCTCAAGCATCACGGACAGCGACGCCCCCAATCCCACCGCGCTTCCAGGCGCAGCGGATGTTGCCTATGTGATCTTCACTTCCGGTTCGACGGGTAAGCCGAAGGGTGTCTCCATCACGCACGGCAACCTGCTGAATTCAATCGCGGGGATTGCCGAGGTGGTCCATTGCACGGCAGACACTCGACTGATGGCTGTCACAACGATCAGTTTTGACATCGCAGCGATGGAACTGCTGATGCCGCTGATGTATGGGGGAACCGTTGTCATCGCTTCGAGGGCGGACGCTGCTGATGGCGCTCGACTCAGCCGCATGCTGCACGCCGCGAAGATCAACATGATGCAGGCTACCCCTTCCACTTGGCGGATGCTTGCCGATGCGAACATTCCACAGCCAACGCTATCGATGATCTGCGGCGGTGAAGCCTGGGACAGGGCGCTCGCTGATCGGCTCCACGTACTTGGCGGCAGGCTGTGGAATTTTTACGGTCCTACGGAGACGACGATCTGGTCTGGATACCAGGAGGTCCTGCCCGGTGACAGACCCGTCAGCATCAGCCACGCTCTTCCGCGGCAAAGCCTGTATGTCCTCGATCAGCATTTGCGCCCATTACCTGTCGGCTTACCGGGGGAACTCTGCATCGGCGGGCTAAGTGTTGGGTTGGGCTATTTCGGCGACCCAGCGCGAACAAAAGATCGCTTCGTACCAGACCATTTCGCACCGTCATCCGCGGCGCACCTTTACCGCACGGGAGATCGAGCGACCCTGACGGCCGAGGGTTGCATCCAGTTCGCTGGCCGCATGGATGACCAGTTCAAGCTGCGGGGTTTCCGGATTGAGCCTGGAGAGATTGAGGCTGCGCTCCGAACAATGCCCGCTGTGGAACAGGCCGTCGTGGTCCTCCGAGCCGATACCCTGGGGAACGATCGCCTCGTGGCCTTCCTGAAGGTTCGGGAAAGTGAACACCTCTTGTCCGAAGAAGTATTGCAGGAGCGGCTATCGCAACTACTGCCCGACTACATGGTCCCGGCCTTTTTCGTAACTCTGGCCCGCCTGCCGCTGACCGCGAACGGCAAGATTGACCGGAAATCTCTGCCCGGACTTGAAATCGTTCCAAAGCCGGATGTCTTCACCGTCCCGCCGCCACCGCGGAGCAAAGATGAGGCCGTACTGGCCAAGATCTGTGCTGAGACGTTGGGCCTGGATGATGTCGACATTGACCGCTCCCTCTTCGCGGTTGGAGCAGATTCGCTACATATCTTCCAGATCGCCTCCAAGGGCAGTAAGGCGGGACTGCCGATCACGGCGCGCCACTTAATGAAGCTGAAGAGCATCCGCAATGTTTGCGCTGCACTTTCTGTCGCAGCCGCAGATACGGCCTCTTCGAGTCATCATGTTCCCGCAGAAGTTCTGGCCGCGCAACCGGGCAGCGGCATGCATTTTGGCGGTCAGTTCTGA
- a CDS encoding non-ribosomal peptide synthetase yields MRNDFVLTRLADEDSVAARFERIAAAFCHDVAVVHETGQMSYRTLRLAALGFACHCRTRGVKAGDLVAVDARRSWEIVACIMGLAYLGAVYVPVALEDPATGALFDQHSIRFIATIRSGLDVLQGKEVLVLPYNWEESEKTIQLPAISRDAPLYVLFTSGSTGDRKGVVVPQRGVLRLVQPQEAFAFGPRHRTLLHSPLTFDASTFELWGPLLTGGSLMIAPDRPLSFDDFGEIVRRDGVSTLWMTSGLFHAAAREHQQIFDTLQQLLVGGDVIHPGLFRAVKRSFPRLRLVNGYGPTENTVFTCCYAGVADDGEDSLPIGRPIHGTTIRIVGSDGEDVDEGQPGELIVSGDGVALGYLHDPELTARRFSSQKSGTTVWSSYRTNDLVRRDADGNLLFLGRLDSEVKLLGQRVQLDDVTQAIKQVQGVRDCVPVVVELGEGDKKLVAFIVWDGPDREAELRRALSSTLMPAALPNIFIAMPDLPLNDNGKIDREQLKQVAFESLQQAVVLTNDSLPEQIQTVWSMVLGHPVSDEHAPFFELGGDSLSLLRMHAELRKLSGYAPALPELFSLPTIAKITEYIQKREVMSAHAVRQPVTASMKQFGGAA; encoded by the coding sequence ATGCGTAACGACTTCGTTTTAACTCGCCTGGCCGATGAGGACAGCGTTGCGGCTCGATTTGAACGTATCGCCGCGGCCTTCTGCCATGATGTCGCCGTTGTGCACGAGACTGGCCAGATGTCTTACCGTACCCTGCGTCTGGCTGCGCTGGGCTTCGCGTGCCACTGCCGCACACGAGGCGTGAAAGCCGGTGATCTGGTTGCAGTGGACGCTCGCCGCTCGTGGGAGATAGTGGCCTGCATCATGGGCCTTGCGTACCTTGGCGCTGTGTACGTCCCAGTCGCCCTTGAAGATCCTGCAACAGGCGCTCTGTTCGATCAGCACAGCATTCGCTTCATTGCGACAATACGCAGCGGCCTGGATGTTCTCCAGGGCAAAGAGGTCTTGGTTCTTCCCTACAACTGGGAAGAGTCGGAGAAGACGATCCAGCTCCCAGCCATCAGTCGTGACGCGCCGCTCTACGTGCTCTTCACCTCCGGATCCACCGGCGACCGCAAGGGCGTGGTCGTTCCGCAGAGAGGCGTCCTGCGTCTGGTCCAGCCACAGGAAGCTTTTGCGTTTGGTCCCAGGCACCGCACCCTGCTGCACTCACCACTAACATTCGACGCATCCACGTTCGAACTCTGGGGCCCATTGCTGACCGGAGGTTCGCTTATGATCGCGCCGGATCGTCCCCTGTCGTTCGATGACTTTGGGGAAATCGTTCGCCGCGATGGCGTCAGCACGCTCTGGATGACATCCGGACTTTTTCATGCCGCGGCCAGAGAACATCAGCAGATCTTCGACACTTTGCAACAACTGCTCGTTGGCGGTGATGTGATCCATCCCGGCCTCTTCCGCGCGGTCAAGCGGAGCTTCCCGCGGCTGCGCCTGGTGAACGGTTACGGCCCAACTGAAAACACGGTATTCACCTGCTGCTATGCAGGGGTTGCAGACGACGGCGAAGATTCGCTGCCAATTGGTAGACCCATCCACGGAACGACGATACGGATCGTTGGTTCCGACGGCGAAGACGTGGACGAAGGACAGCCGGGAGAGTTGATCGTTTCAGGCGACGGCGTTGCGCTCGGCTACCTACATGATCCCGAACTGACGGCACGGCGTTTCAGTTCGCAAAAGAGTGGCACCACCGTTTGGTCAAGCTATCGCACCAACGACCTGGTACGCCGAGACGCTGACGGCAACCTCCTGTTCCTGGGCCGGCTGGATTCCGAGGTCAAACTCCTTGGACAACGCGTGCAATTGGACGATGTGACGCAAGCGATCAAGCAGGTGCAGGGCGTACGGGACTGCGTTCCTGTTGTCGTTGAGCTGGGAGAGGGCGACAAAAAGCTGGTTGCATTCATCGTCTGGGACGGACCGGACAGAGAAGCAGAACTTCGTCGTGCGCTGTCGTCGACACTCATGCCCGCAGCCCTTCCCAACATCTTCATTGCCATGCCGGACCTGCCCTTGAATGACAACGGAAAAATCGATCGGGAACAATTGAAGCAAGTTGCGTTTGAGTCATTACAACAAGCGGTTGTTTTGACTAATGACAGCTTGCCCGAGCAGATCCAGACCGTGTGGTCGATGGTTCTCGGGCATCCCGTCAGCGATGAGCACGCCCCGTTTTTCGAACTCGGCGGAGATTCGCTGAGCCTGCTGAGGATGCATGCGGAACTGCGAAAACTATCCGGCTACGCACCCGCGCTTCCGGAACTCTTCTCCCTGCCAACGATTGCAAAGATCACTGAGTACATACAAAAGCGAGAAGTGATGTCGGCGCACGCAGTCCGGCAGCCTGTGACTGCGTCGATGAAGCAATTCGGAGGCGCGGCATGA
- a CDS encoding SDR family oxidoreductase has protein sequence MTSHRILITGAAGFIGSSIARELAKQGIHTRGMDNLSTGSLANLSGLEDYVEFTEADLLDERSLLRLCDGVDVVFHEAAIPSVPKSVRDPLTSHRSNVDGTLNLLLAARRCGVKRVVYAASSSAYGDVTGSAKQETMRAAPISPYAVQKLCGEHYMQSFHAVYGLETICLRYFNVFGPHQAANSPYSGVLAKFITEMLAGRSPSIFGDGTQSRDFTFIDNVVEANLLAGRAPANAVSGKVYNVACGNSASLLDVYAMLQRITGFQGAPRFLEARVGDVRDSLADIRAAAQDLGYRPSVKLFDGLERTVEWYRQQISAEILVPQVIPGVAIHA, from the coding sequence ATGACGTCCCATCGTATTTTGATCACCGGCGCCGCTGGCTTTATCGGGTCATCCATTGCGAGAGAGCTTGCAAAACAGGGAATACACACGCGTGGCATGGATAACCTCTCGACGGGGTCTCTCGCGAACCTTTCGGGGCTCGAGGACTATGTCGAATTCACCGAGGCCGATCTGCTGGACGAGAGGTCACTCTTACGGCTTTGCGACGGTGTCGATGTTGTCTTTCACGAGGCGGCGATCCCTTCAGTCCCGAAGTCCGTCCGTGATCCACTGACAAGCCATCGCTCCAACGTAGACGGCACGCTCAACCTGTTGCTGGCCGCCCGCCGTTGTGGAGTGAAGCGCGTTGTGTATGCCGCATCATCATCCGCGTACGGCGACGTCACAGGTAGCGCGAAGCAGGAGACGATGCGGGCGGCTCCCATCTCGCCCTATGCCGTGCAGAAGCTTTGCGGCGAGCATTACATGCAGAGCTTTCACGCGGTGTACGGATTGGAAACGATTTGCCTCCGATACTTCAATGTCTTCGGTCCGCACCAGGCTGCGAATTCGCCGTACTCGGGTGTGCTCGCCAAGTTCATCACTGAAATGCTTGCGGGGCGGTCGCCGTCAATCTTTGGCGACGGGACGCAATCACGCGACTTCACTTTCATTGACAACGTGGTCGAAGCGAATCTTCTTGCCGGCCGCGCCCCCGCCAACGCTGTATCCGGCAAGGTCTACAACGTTGCCTGCGGGAACAGTGCATCGTTGCTCGACGTCTACGCGATGTTGCAACGTATCACTGGGTTTCAGGGAGCGCCACGCTTCCTGGAAGCGCGCGTTGGAGATGTGCGCGATTCCCTTGCAGACATCCGCGCTGCTGCTCAGGATCTTGGATATCGTCCTAGCGTCAAGCTTTTCGATGGGTTGGAACGAACGGTCGAGTGGTACCGCCAACAAATATCCGCTGAAATTCTTGTGCCTCAAGTGATACCCGGAGTTGCTATCCATGCGTAA